A region from the Agrococcus sp. SL85 genome encodes:
- a CDS encoding ArsR/SmtB family transcription factor produces the protein MLDAAVDVSDGAASTGPLPTSVDLESLKALAHPLRVRILHVLTTRGPQTASSLAAALGESTGSTSYHLRQLEAKGYIAEDVDRGTARERWWRRSIDEVEVWTKELAEAPEGRAASATVLGAWTAHDSALLTAFVVGGEDRYDEPTLDAARVSSRSASLTPAQLRTLTRDVEALIRERLAEAEAAPAAEGATAHRIQIQFHAFPID, from the coding sequence ATGCTCGACGCCGCCGTCGACGTCTCCGACGGCGCGGCCAGCACAGGTCCGCTCCCGACGAGCGTCGACCTCGAATCACTCAAGGCCCTCGCGCACCCGCTGCGGGTGCGGATCCTGCACGTGCTCACGACCCGTGGGCCGCAGACCGCGTCCTCGCTCGCGGCGGCGCTGGGGGAGTCGACGGGATCCACCAGCTACCACCTGCGGCAGCTGGAGGCGAAGGGCTACATCGCCGAGGACGTCGACCGCGGCACCGCGCGGGAGCGCTGGTGGCGCCGCTCGATCGACGAGGTCGAGGTGTGGACGAAGGAGCTCGCCGAGGCTCCCGAGGGCCGCGCGGCATCGGCGACGGTGCTCGGCGCGTGGACGGCGCACGACAGCGCGCTCCTCACGGCCTTCGTGGTCGGCGGCGAGGACCGCTACGACGAGCCCACGCTCGACGCGGCGCGCGTCTCGTCCCGCTCGGCATCCCTGACCCCCGCGCAGCTGCGGACCCTGACCCGCGACGTCGAGGCGCTCATCCGCGAGCGGCTCGCCGAGGCGGAGGCGGCGCCCGCCGCGGAGGGCGCCACCGCCCACCGCATCCAGATCCAGTTCCACGCCTTCCCGATCGACTGA
- a CDS encoding methyltransferase domain-containing protein, translated as MTGATYSHGHHASVVAAHAARTVANSAAYLSPLLSPGMRILDVGCGPGSITIDLARRVGDAGVVVGIDASAEVVEAARAAAAHAGVGNVSFRVGDAYAPTPGERWDVVHAHQVLQHLGDPVAALAAWRGIGDLVAARDVVYSATTIHPLTPPLARWRSIMVALQAANGGDGDAGARLKAWARAAGFASVESDVETWCFESAAGRAFWGGQWVERALRSAFVDGTERHGLADAAERQAISDAWAAWRDDEDGWMAMLHGWILARG; from the coding sequence ATGACCGGGGCCACCTACTCCCACGGCCACCACGCGAGCGTCGTCGCCGCGCATGCGGCCCGCACCGTCGCGAACTCGGCCGCCTACCTCTCGCCGCTCCTGTCGCCGGGCATGCGGATCCTCGACGTCGGCTGCGGCCCCGGCTCGATCACGATCGACCTCGCGCGGCGCGTCGGCGACGCAGGCGTCGTCGTCGGCATCGACGCGAGCGCCGAGGTGGTGGAGGCGGCGCGTGCCGCCGCGGCGCACGCGGGCGTCGGGAACGTGTCGTTCCGCGTGGGCGACGCGTACGCGCCGACGCCGGGGGAGCGGTGGGACGTCGTGCACGCGCACCAGGTGCTGCAGCACCTGGGCGACCCGGTCGCGGCGCTCGCGGCCTGGCGCGGGATCGGCGACCTCGTCGCGGCGCGCGACGTCGTCTACTCGGCGACGACCATCCATCCGCTCACGCCGCCGCTCGCGCGCTGGCGCTCGATCATGGTGGCGCTGCAGGCGGCGAACGGCGGCGACGGCGACGCCGGGGCGAGGCTGAAGGCGTGGGCGCGCGCCGCGGGCTTCGCGAGCGTCGAGTCCGACGTCGAGACCTGGTGCTTCGAGTCGGCGGCAGGCCGCGCGTTCTGGGGCGGGCAGTGGGTGGAGCGCGCGCTGCGCTCGGCCTTCGTCGACGGCACCGAGCGCCACGGGCTCGCCGACGCGGCCGAGCGCCAGGCGATCTCGGACGCGTGGGCCGCGTGGCGCGACGACGAGGACGGCTGGATGGCGATGCTGCACGGCTGGATCCTCGCGCGCGGCTGA
- a CDS encoding M3 family metallopeptidase yields MTNPFLAPSALPYQLPPFADIRDEHYEEALEAGFAEQAEELRAIVEQEAAPTFENTIEPLERSGQTLSRVAHVFFSMTSTDSTPFLEELEERYAPRFAAHEDSIVLDPRLYARVAALHGAPEAAWTDEQRYLVERRHTEMTVAGAGLDDEARERLKALNQQIATLTTRFDKQLQADTNDLAVVVDDVAELDGLSAGEVAAAEQAAADRGLEGKHLVTLPLFSGHPWLASLTNRDLRRRIMEASLARGTRGNAHDNRATVLELTALRAERAALLGFATHAHAITADETAGDPERVMAMLTRLAKPAAANAAAEAAALQAQIDAAGGGYELAAWDWDYWTEKERTARYDVDTAALRPYFEAERVLQDGVFHAATQVYGITFAERTDLVGYHPDVRVFEVRDEDGSEVGLYLLDLYTRDSKRGGAWMNPLIQQNRLLGHPTVVMNNLNVPKPPAGTPTLLTFDETNTLFHEFGHALHGLFAQVTYPSLGGTNVFRDFVEFPSQVNEMWMLWPGIVEHYARHIETGEPLPADVIERLQASESFNQGHDTSEYLAAALLDQAWHARTAGDEVADVAAFEREALERVGLLLETVPTRYSTGYFQHVFSGGYSAGYYSYIWSEVMDADTVEWFKQQPSIREAGQRFRERLLGVGGSKDPLAAYRDFRGQDAELQPLLERRGLADAR; encoded by the coding sequence ATGACCAACCCCTTCCTCGCGCCGAGCGCGCTCCCGTACCAGCTCCCGCCCTTCGCCGACATCCGCGACGAGCACTACGAGGAGGCCCTCGAGGCCGGCTTCGCGGAGCAGGCCGAGGAGCTGCGCGCCATCGTCGAGCAGGAGGCAGCGCCGACGTTCGAGAACACGATCGAGCCGCTCGAGCGCAGCGGGCAGACGCTCTCGCGCGTCGCGCACGTCTTCTTCAGCATGACCTCCACCGACTCGACGCCCTTCCTCGAGGAGCTCGAGGAGCGCTACGCGCCGCGGTTCGCCGCGCACGAGGACTCGATCGTGCTCGACCCGCGGCTCTACGCGCGCGTCGCCGCGCTCCACGGCGCGCCCGAGGCCGCCTGGACCGACGAGCAGCGCTACCTCGTCGAGCGCCGGCACACCGAGATGACGGTCGCCGGCGCGGGCCTCGACGACGAGGCGCGCGAGCGGCTGAAGGCGCTCAACCAGCAGATCGCCACCCTCACGACCCGCTTCGACAAGCAGCTGCAGGCCGACACCAACGACCTCGCGGTCGTCGTCGACGACGTCGCCGAGCTCGACGGCCTCTCGGCGGGCGAGGTCGCGGCGGCCGAGCAGGCCGCCGCCGACCGCGGGCTCGAGGGCAAGCACCTCGTCACGCTGCCGCTGTTCTCGGGCCACCCGTGGCTCGCCTCGCTCACGAACCGCGACCTCCGCCGACGCATCATGGAGGCATCGCTCGCGCGCGGCACGCGCGGCAACGCGCACGACAACCGCGCGACGGTGCTCGAGCTCACGGCGCTGCGCGCCGAGCGCGCCGCGCTGCTCGGCTTCGCCACCCACGCGCACGCGATCACCGCCGATGAGACGGCCGGCGACCCCGAGCGCGTCATGGCGATGCTCACGCGCCTCGCGAAGCCCGCGGCGGCGAACGCTGCAGCGGAGGCCGCGGCGCTCCAGGCGCAGATCGACGCCGCGGGCGGCGGCTACGAGCTCGCCGCGTGGGACTGGGACTACTGGACCGAGAAGGAGCGCACCGCGCGCTACGACGTCGACACGGCGGCCCTCCGCCCCTACTTCGAGGCCGAGCGCGTGCTGCAGGACGGCGTCTTCCACGCCGCCACGCAGGTCTACGGCATCACCTTCGCCGAGCGCACGGACCTCGTCGGCTACCACCCGGACGTGCGCGTGTTCGAGGTGCGCGACGAGGACGGCTCGGAGGTGGGGCTCTACCTGCTCGACCTCTACACGCGCGACTCGAAGCGCGGCGGCGCGTGGATGAACCCGCTCATCCAGCAGAACCGCCTGCTCGGCCACCCCACGGTCGTCATGAACAACCTCAACGTGCCGAAGCCGCCCGCGGGTACCCCGACGCTGCTGACGTTCGACGAGACGAACACGCTGTTCCACGAGTTCGGCCACGCGCTCCACGGCCTGTTCGCGCAGGTGACGTACCCCTCGCTCGGCGGCACGAACGTGTTCCGCGACTTCGTCGAGTTCCCGAGCCAGGTGAACGAGATGTGGATGCTGTGGCCCGGCATCGTCGAGCACTACGCGCGCCACATCGAGACGGGCGAGCCGCTGCCCGCCGACGTCATCGAGCGCCTCCAGGCCTCCGAGTCGTTCAACCAGGGCCACGACACGAGCGAGTACCTCGCCGCGGCGCTGCTCGACCAGGCCTGGCACGCGCGCACGGCGGGCGACGAGGTCGCCGACGTCGCCGCCTTCGAGCGCGAGGCGCTCGAGCGCGTGGGCCTGCTGCTCGAGACGGTGCCGACGCGCTACTCGACGGGCTACTTCCAGCACGTCTTCTCGGGCGGCTACTCCGCCGGCTACTACTCCTACATCTGGTCGGAGGTCATGGACGCCGACACGGTCGAGTGGTTCAAGCAGCAGCCCTCGATCCGCGAGGCGGGCCAGCGCTTCCGGGAGCGCCTGCTCGGGGTCGGCGGCTCGAAGGACCCGCTGGCGGCGTACCGCGACTTCCGCGGCCAGGACGCCGAGCTCCAGCCGCTGCTCGAGCGCCGCGGCCTCGCCGACGCACGGTAG